AGCTCCCCTGATTATACTTTAATTATCActcatttttcaaattctcTCGATCCCCTCCATTTTAGtttaactctttttttccctCTTCAAAATTCCCCTTTTCGTTAATACACCTTCTTGCggtcttttctttttccgtCCTGtgtttatttgtttatttgcCTTTCCACTTTTTGTGTTTTGCTAGATCTCTGTATTTGGATTTGCGTAGTACGCAATTAAGTGAGCTCGagtttaattttaaaataatacgTTAATTCCCCAAAAGGATCTCATTTGATCTGATCTGATCTGCTGTCCCTTGTTGATCCTTGACTTTGCGTTTGGTTTTTGAAAACCCACAGCACAATTTggtattttctttctttctttaccTTTTCGCATTctaattattatttcattacaCTCCCTACGCCTCTATAATTTCTGTTTACTGAGCGTGCGTGTGAGAATATTTGTGTGTGACCTTGTTTACATCATCTACAcgatttatttactaatttcGCTTCCAATCTTCTCTGCTATTTTTAGGTCAAGCATCGTTCCATTAATTGTTTATATACATCTTTGagcaatttatttttaaaacaaaaagtattCCTCTAACTATTCCTATTTCCTCCTTCTCCTCACTACCgcttttttacttttatattCAGACATAAACCTTTTCCTTCCtacatttcttttggaaaacaaaaccagttgcttttttgattttacttATATTTCTCCCCTTCTACTCATCCCGATATATTCTTACTTCCTTGATTCAATCTCAAATATTGTTCAATGGTAACCATTAATATCTCGAATCCCGTTTATTTCTCTGACATTAAAGATGTTGAATCAGAATTCCTTACGTCTATCCCCAATGGACTTACCCATGAAGAGGCTCAAAATCGTCTTTCCGAATATGGAGAAAATAGACTGGAAGCCGACTCTGGTGTCTCAGCCTGGAAAGTCTTGTTGCGCCAGGTATTGAACGCAATGTGTGTTGTCTTGATCCTGGCCGCCGCTTTGTCTTTTGGTACCACTGATTGGATTGAAGGTGGTGTCATTTCTGCAATTATTGTTCTTAATATCACCGTTGGCTTTATCCAAGAATATAAAGCCGAGAAAACTATGGACTCATTGCGAACATTGGCTTCTCCTATGGCGCATGTCACACGCTCGAGTAAGACTGATGCTATTGACTCCCACCTTTTAGTTCCTGGGGATGTAGTCGTGCTAAAAACTGGTGATGTTGTACCCGCTGATCTTCGGTTGGTGGAAACGGTAAACTTTGAGACAGATGAAGCATTGTTGACTGGTGAGTCGCTTCCAGTGATAAAAGATGCACACGCTACTTTTCAAATGAACGAAGATGTTCCCATTGGTGATCGTATCAACCTTGCATATTCCTCTTCCATTGTGACTAAAGGTCGTGCCAAGGGAATTTGTTACGCAACCGGTATGCAAACGCAAATTGGAGCTATTGCAGCTGGTTTAAGACAAAAAGGAAAGCTCTTTCAACGTCCTGAAAAAGATGAGCCAAATTACCGTCGTAAACTGAACAAGTACTATCTTAAAGTCACTTCTTATTATGTTCAAAGGGTTTTGGGCCTCAACGTAGGAACACCTCTTCAAAGGAAATTAACTGTTCTTGCttatattcttttttgcattgCCATTATACTGGCCATCATCGTTATGGCCGCCCACAGTTTCCATGTGACCAACGAAGTTTCTATTTACGCTATATCCCTTGGTATTTCCATCATTCCCGAATCACTCATTGCTGTATTGTCGATTACGATGGCTATGGGCCAAAAGAACATGTCAAAACGTCGTGTAATCGTTCGAAAACTAGAGGCGCTTGAAGCCTTAGGAGGTGTTACTGACATTTGCTCTGACAAGACAGGTACTATTACCCAGGGTAAAATGATTACTAGACGCGTTTGGATTCCCTCATATGGTTATTTGAGTGTTGATACTTCTGACGCCAATAATCCTACAATTGGCACTGTATCTGGCCTTGAAGCTGCGATGCAAGATGtgttgaaagaaaagaagcaagAGATGAAAAACATTGACCCTTCAAACCAGCCTTCTGACCAGTTCATCCCATTACTAAAAACTTGCGCGTTGTGCAACCTTAGTACAGTGAACCAAACTGAGACAGGTGAGTGGGTTGTAAAAGGCGAGCCAACAGAAATTGCTTTACATGTATTTTCGAAAAGATTCAATTATGGTAAGGAAGATTTGCTAAAGACGAATACTTTCGTTCGTGAATATCCATTTGACTCGGAAATTAAGCGTATGGCTGTTATATATGAAGACCAACAGGGTCAGTACACCGTGTACGCCAAAGGTGCTGTTGAAAGGATTTTGGAAAGATGTTCTACTTCAAACGGATCTACGCTGGAAGAACCCGATCGTGAATTAATAATAGCACAAATGGAAACACTTGCAGCAGAAGGTTTGCGCGTCTTAGCTCTAGCAACGAAGGTTATAGACAAGGCAGACAATTGGGAAACATTGCCGAGAGATGTAGCCGAGTCTTCTCTAGAGTTTGTATCTCTTGTAGGTATTTACGATCCCCCAAGAACTGAATCGAAAGGTGCAGTGGAACTTTGCCATCGCGCAGGTATTCGAGTCCACATGCTTACTGGAGATCATCCGGAAACCGCAAAAGCTATTGCAAGAGAAGTTGGAATTATACCTCCATTTATCTCTGATCGAGATCCTAATATGTCATGGATGGTGATGACCGGTTCACAGTTTGATGCTCTTAGTGATGAAGAAGTTGATTCATTGAAAGCTCTTTGTCTAGTTATTGCTCGCTGTGCTCCTCAGACAAAGGTGAAAATGATTGAAGCCTTGCATAGAAGAAAGGCGTTTGTAGCGATGACAGGTGATGGCGTTAACGATTCTCCATCTTTGAAGCAAGCTAACGTAGGAATCGCAATGGGTCAAAACGGAAGTGATGTAGCCAAAGATGCTAGTGATATTGTTTTAACGGACGACAATTTCTCGTCCATTGTCAATGCCATTGAAGAAGGACGCCGTATGTTTGATAACATCATGAGGTTTGTTCTGCACTTGCTTGTTTCAAACGTGGGCGAAGTAATACTCTTGGTGGTCGGCTTGGCCTTTAGAGACGAGGTTCATCTTTCCGTGTTCCCAATGTCTCCCGTAGAAATTCTTTGGTGTAATATGATTACCTCCTCTTTTCCTTCGATGGGACTGGGAATGGAGCTAGCTCAACCTGATGTAATGGAGCGTCTCCCTCACGACAACAAAGTTGgtattttccaaaagagTCTAATTGTTGACATGATGGTGTATGGATTTTTCCTTGGAGTCGTTAGTCTTATGACTTGGGTTGTCATAATGTATGGATTCGGTACAGGCAATTTATCATATGATTGCAATGCCCACTATCATGCTGGATGCAACGATGTTTTCAAAGCACGGTCTGCTGTTTTTGCAGTTGTGACCTTTTGCATCCTTATTATGGCAGTCGAGGTGAAAAACTTTGACAACTCCCTATTCAACCTTCATGGGATTCCTTGGGGTGAATGGAACTTCCGTTATTTTCTCCATACGTTggttgaaaacaaattccTCGCTTGGGCCATTGCCCTTGCAGCTGTTTCGGTGTTTCCTACCATCTACATTCCTGTTATTAATAGAGACGTTTTCAAGCATACGTATATTGGATGGGAATGGGGAGTTGTTGCCGTTGCAGTGatgttttactttttttatgtcgaaatttggaaaagcaTTCGAAGAAGCTTGACCAATCCAcagaaaaaaggaaagttTAGAAGAACGCTCAGTAATACGATTACCACTGAATCCAAATTGTCCGAAAAGGATTTAGAGCATCGTTTGTTTTTGCAGTCTCGAAGAGCCTAATGTTTTCTTGCCATGAATATGTATATGAATATGCGTGAGTGTATCGTTTTCACAGAACCGACAAATCGTAAAggatttataatttttttttgatgatcGTGATTATACCGATCAATGACTTTAATTGGGAATTTGGGAAAATGTTGGTTGATTATAGTgtttattgtttgtttatgaaaaaggcatattaaaaaatagtttcACGAAAGGCAAAATCAAATGATcatattgtttacaattatTGCATGCTCAtataaatccttttttttcttcttcttcttcttttttaatcgTTTAAAGACGTTTACTAATGAAAGACTTCTTTGCTGTGAATGGTAAATGGCAAGATCCTCTTTCATCTTCTGCTCTActaattaattttcttctcatttttataattacttcctttttattttgaggAAAAGTTCCTTTAATCGCTTTTCTTGTTGATTTCCTTGTTTCATactttctttcattttttctataaTTTCTAGTCCGTTTTTTGTTAAGCTTCTTAAAGCAATAAAAAGaccaaaaagaataaatacAAGTCACTTTAGACTAATATCTTTAAATAATGTTGGCCGATCATTTCACGTCGCAACTAGctatatatttattcacTTTAATCAATATGGCTTAACATAGCAAATttagaagtaaaaaaatatcccttttaatttttttattctacAGGTAGTATATACAAATAATTAATGAGTTAGCTGTAAACACATTTCCTCGTTATCGcgatataaaaattttcgatTAATCggtttaattcattaagtCAATAGAGAATCTGTTGAAGAGAAAAGCGGATTCTACAAATGCCTCTTTATTCCAGcattttaagaaaataaagaagaagatcTTGGTCGCAACGATGCCCATAAATTTGCGACATTCCTACTagccttttttatttacattaaCAAAACTGAACACAACCCCAAATGACAAACTCGGCCCTGAAATgcaaagaaataattaaaaaaataaaaaaagaataaaaggAAACGACACCGATTATCTCATACATGTTCTCATGTTTGTGATTCCAAAATCTCAAAATCCAGTACTGGATGTAACGTACCACGCTACAGACTTCGTTCTGAGACATTGGCATCCTTGTTTTCTACCACTAATATATTTCAGTAGACGAGAAATACATACCTTGTAAACGGATACTATTAATAATACCAGACTATTTGATTTCCCTCTTTTAATCTTTACTTAAGCGAGTTTGTAGCTACTACTATTGTGTTTGGTGTTCTCTACTTTTCTaactgaatttttttttctacaTAGCCGTTTGCTTCAATTCAGCTACTTGATAGTTGTtcattttgcttttaattCACTTTTATAGCCTTTCGTAAACGATGTCTACTTTGTCTTATGTATCGCCTGATGCTTTAAAAGGCTGGTTAATGGAATCGCCTAACGAGATTAGCATAATCGATGTTCGTGACTACGATTACGAAGGAGAACGTATTCCTGGCAGTGTGCGTATTCCTTCCGACACTTTTCTCGCTAGTGTTGATCAGCATGTTGACGATCTCATGAAGAAGAGATCACTCATCGTCCATTGCACTTATTCTCAAGTTCGCGGTCCTAAAGCTGCCAGAGTACTTTCAGAAATTTTGAGAAACCGTATAACAGAAAGTAAGGAAAAGCTCTCTTTAagccaaaaagaaaagctcTTTCAAAACCTTCCTACTGTTTACATCCTTCATGGTGGGTTTTCCGCATGGAAACGGCGGTATGGTGGTCAACAAGGTCTTATCGAGTATGATTAATTGATTGTGCTTGAAAAGTCCTTTGACTTCTTCCTTGTCACTCATATAAATCCTgctttaaacttttttatttggtaCGTTTTATCCCACTCCGGGTTCATACTTTGTGTTTTCGCAACACCATTCGTTTGATATAATCCTTACAATCTGTATGGATATAAACTACATCTCATAATCTCCAAGAACCTTAGTAGTAGTTTGCATGCCTACAATTATACAAacacattttctttaaaataatcCTTCGTTTATCAGTGTTTTAtacttttaatatttaccTACTTCGTTAATAAGGTCATGTATAGACATTCTCATAATCGGTTTAccaatatatatttataaagaaTAAGTAagggaagaaaaaaagagagaacGATGCGATACTTCATCGAGTATCAGCTATCTTAATATTAtctaaatttaattaacttTCTCATGAATAGTGTAggtaatatttttgcaaagAATCGCGCTTGCATGTTCC
This region of Schizosaccharomyces pombe strain 972h- genome assembly, chromosome: II genomic DNA includes:
- the cta3 gene encoding P-type calcium transport ATPase Cta3, translating into MVTINISNPVYFSDIKDVESEFLTSIPNGLTHEEAQNRLSEYGENRLEADSGVSAWKVLLRQVLNAMCVVLILAAALSFGTTDWIEGGVISAIIVLNITVGFIQEYKAEKTMDSLRTLASPMAHVTRSSKTDAIDSHLLVPGDVVVLKTGDVVPADLRLVETVNFETDEALLTGESLPVIKDAHATFQMNEDVPIGDRINLAYSSSIVTKGRAKGICYATGMQTQIGAIAAGLRQKGKLFQRPEKDEPNYRRKLNKYYLKVTSYYVQRVLGLNVGTPLQRKLTVLAYILFCIAIILAIIVMAAHSFHVTNEVSIYAISLGISIIPESLIAVLSITMAMGQKNMSKRRVIVRKLEALEALGGVTDICSDKTGTITQGKMITRRVWIPSYGYLSVDTSDANNPTIGTVSGLEAAMQDVLKEKKQEMKNIDPSNQPSDQFIPLLKTCALCNLSTVNQTETGEWVVKGEPTEIALHVFSKRFNYGKEDLLKTNTFVREYPFDSEIKRMAVIYEDQQGQYTVYAKGAVERILERCSTSNGSTLEEPDRELIIAQMETLAAEGLRVLALATKVIDKADNWETLPRDVAESSLEFVSLVGIYDPPRTESKGAVELCHRAGIRVHMLTGDHPETAKAIAREVGIIPPFISDRDPNMSWMVMTGSQFDALSDEEVDSLKALCLVIARCAPQTKVKMIEALHRRKAFVAMTGDGVNDSPSLKQANVGIAMGQNGSDVAKDASDIVLTDDNFSSIVNAIEEGRRMFDNIMRFVLHLLVSNVGEVILLVVGLAFRDEVHLSVFPMSPVEILWCNMITSSFPSMGLGMELAQPDVMERLPHDNKVGIFQKSLIVDMMVYGFFLGVVSLMTWVVIMYGFGTGNLSYDCNAHYHAGCNDVFKARSAVFAVVTFCILIMAVEVKNFDNSLFNLHGIPWGEWNFRYFLHTLVENKFLAWAIALAAVSVFPTIYIPVINRDVFKHTYIGWEWGVVAVAVMFYFFYVEIWKSIRRSLTNPQKKGKFRRTLSNTITTESKLSEKDLEHRLFLQSRRA
- the ibp1 gene encoding Cdc25 family phosphatase Ibp1 , producing the protein MSTLSYVSPDALKGWLMESPNEISIIDVRDYDYEGERIPGSVRIPSDTFLASVDQHVDDLMKKRSLIVHCTYSQVRGPKAARVLSEILRNRITESKEKLSLSQKEKLFQNLPTVYILHGGFSAWKRRYGGQQGLIEYD